One Zeugodacus cucurbitae isolate PBARC_wt_2022May chromosome 3, idZeuCucr1.2, whole genome shotgun sequence genomic region harbors:
- the LOC105219732 gene encoding trifunctional enzyme subunit alpha, mitochondrial has product MSANQLLRVPRFISRANLPFRLAGLMNTKRFASGINNDIGKDLRTKIVDDVLVVTLDLQNAKVNSINVSMTSQFKSILKELETNSAIKSAVVISGKPGCFIAGADIGMLEKCRTSEEGTNISREGQEFFNQLENSRKPIVAAINGVCLGGGLELALACHYRIATKNRATKLGTPEVLLGLLPGAGGTVRLPKLTSVPTALDLSLTGKQVSADKAKKMGLVDLLVNPLGPGLAPIEENTIQYLEEIAIQAAKDIASGKLKVNRGSNSFMDKVMETLMSIDFVRNKIFQTARKQVMRLSNGLYPAPLKIIDVIRTGIEKGSSAGYDAESRAFGELAMTPESKGLISLFRGQTECKKNRFGKPQSDVKTVGVLGAGLMGAGIAQVSVNNGYQVFLKDTSSNGLARGVEQIQKGLDGQVKRKRISRVECDQLISNLKPTLDYEKFKNADIVIEAVFEDLKVKHAVISELESVVPPHCIIATNTSAIPIKNIAAVCTRPENLIGMHYFSPVDKMQLLEIITHPNTSKETTAKAVAVGLKQGKVVITVNDGPGFYTTRILSTILYEGIRLIQEGVEPTELDSLTKKFGFPVGAATLFDEVGIDVGAHIAIDLAKAFGERFSGGNLNLMQDLVLAGFLGRKSGKGIFIYDGAKAKGSRPVNMDFLSIVKEKYSLVSKGANTTEDLTLRMVSRFVNEAILCLEEGILANPLEGDIGAVFGLGFPPFSGGPFRWVDHYTASKLVEKMKSYEDLYGIAFKPSQTLLDMAKDSSKKFYPNTESSKL; this is encoded by the exons ATGTCAGCTAATCAACTGTTAAGGGTCCCAAGATTCATTTCGAGGGCAAACCTTCCTTTTCGGCTTG CTGGATTAATGAATACGAAAAGGTTTGCCTCTGGTATTAACAATGATATTGGAAAAGACCTACGAACAAAAATTGTGGATGACGTTTTAGTTGTTACTTTAgatttacaaaatgcaaaagTAAATTCTATTAATGTATCCATGACCTCTCAGTTTAAGTCAATTTTAAAAGAGCTAGAAACAAATAGCGCTATCAAATCAGCTGTAGTAATTTCTGGTAAACCAGGTTGCTTCATTGCTGGGGCTgatataggcatgttggaaaaATGTAGAACCTCAGAAGAAGGCACAAATATTTCGAGAGAGGGACAAGAATTTTTCAATCAATTGGAAAATAGCAGAAAACCAATTGTAGCTGCTATAAATGGAGTATGTCTTGGTGGAGGCCTTGAACTAGCTTTGGCGTGTCATTATCGCATAGCAACAAAAAATCGAGCAACAAAACTGGGTACACCAGAAGTTTTATTAGGTCTTCTTCCCGGGGCTGGTGGTACAGTGCGACTTCCGAAGCTTACTTCCGTACCAACAGCTTTAGATTTAAGCCTTACGGGAAAACAAGTATCTGCCGATAAAGCGAAGAAAATGGGACTGGTAGATCTGTTGGTTAATCCATTAGGACCAGGATTAGCGCCAATTGAAGAAAACACTATtcaatatttagaagaaattgcTATCCAAGCAGCAAAAGACATTGCCAGTGGAAAATTAAAG GTAAACCGTGGCAGTAACAGTTTCATGGATAAAGTAATGGAAACCTTAATGAGTATAGACTTTGTTAGAAACAAGATATTCCAAACTGCCCGAAAGCAAGTTATGAGATTGTCAAATGGTCTTTACCCtgcacctttaaaaataattgatgtTATACGAACCGGTATCGAAAAAGGATCCTCAGCTGGATATGATGCTGAAAGCAGAGCATTTGGAGAACTTGCTATGACACCAGAATCCAAAGGTCTTATTAGTCTGTTTCGTGGTCAAACAGAATGTAAAAAGAACCGTTTTGGGAAACCACAGTCAGATGTTAAAACTGTTGGGGTGTTAGGTGCTGGACTTATGGGAGCAGGCATTGCCCAAGTATCAGTTAACAATGGCTATCAAGTGTTTCTTAAAGACACATCAAGCAACGGACTTGCACGAGGAGTGGAACAGATTCAAAAAGGATTAGATGGTCAGGTGAAGCGAAAAAGAATTAGCCGTGTGGAATGTGATCaattaatatcaaatttaaaGCCCACACTTGATtatgaaaagtttaaaaatgcagaCATTGTTATAGAGGCAGTATTTGAAGATCTAAAGGTCAAACATGCAGTAATATCAGAATTAGAGAGTGTAGTGCCTCCCCATTGCATAATCGCGACCAATACAAGTGCCATACCTATCAAAAATATCGCTGCAGTATGCACAAGACCTGAAAACTTGATAGGTATGCATTACTTTTCACCTGTTGACAAAATGCAATTACTCGAAATAATTACACATCCGAACACGTCTAAGGAAACAACTGCTAAGGCTGTGGCTGTAGGCCTTAAACAAGGAAAAGTAGTGATTACAGTAAATGATGGCCCCGGATTTTATACAACCCGCATTTTATCAACCATTTTATATGAAGGAATCAG GCTTATTCAAGAGGGCGTGGAACCAACTGAACTTGACagtttaacaaaaaagtttggttttccAGTAGGCGCTGCTACGTTATTTGATGAAGTTGGAATAGATGTGGGTGCTCACATCGCTATTGATTTGGCCAAA GCATTCGGAGAACGTTTCAGTGgaggaaatttaaatttgatgcaAGATTTGGTTCTAGCAGGATTTTTGGGTAGGAAATCCGGCAAGGGCATATTTATTTACGATGGAGCTAAAGCAAAGGGCAGTCGTCCAGTAAATATGGATTTCCTCAGCATTGTAAAGGAGAAATATTCTCTTGTTTCAAAGGGAGCAAATACGACTGAAGACTTAACCTTACGAATGGTATCACGTTTTGTGAATGAAGCTATTCTCTGCCTTGAAGAAGGAATTTTGGCTAATCCTTTAGAAGGTGATATTGGTGCCGTATTTGGTTTAGGTTTCCCTCCATTCTCAGGTGGACCATTCCGTTGGGTCGATCATTATACAGCATCAAAATTAGTAGAGAAGATGAAATCATATGAAGATTTGTATGGTATCGCATTTAAGCCTTCACAAACATTACTGGATATGGCGAAGGATTCCTCGAAGAAATTCTACCCAAACACTGAATCttctaaattataa
- the LOC105219735 gene encoding pescadillo homolog translates to MRRLKKYQSGEAAQYITRRAALRKLQLSLNDFRRLCIIKGVYPREPKHRRRAQKGSSDIKILYHAKDIRFLLHEPIVWTLRDYKIFAKKTGRDRAIKDFRNLKRRLALYPELRIDHIVKERYPTFIDAIKDLDDCLTLLFLFSTFPSLRLIPREQSFLCRRLTIEFLHYIISSKSIRKVFISIKGFYFQADIKGQKVTWIMPHHYPFKPHSKAEVDFKVMSIFVEFYTIMLGFVNYRLYHSAGYTYPPKFRSEINNDLEDNFKDELSYVSDRIAALNSDLISTENIPEEEIDDMDLDLLEQGQSSNRIMKLKKEASELKKLRSLFKGLKFYVNREVPREPLVILIRSFGGKVSWDSTVFVGATYDESDETITHQIVDRPILSEKYISRDYIQPQWVFDCVNKRTLLPTNKYFVGVVLPPHLSPFVDGNRDSYVPPEEDDIQNEADFNENKPVEVNANSSEKEKDTPTMDDEQLQIAYMQEKADFEEYGHIENEEGENDDDVENAENDKEKQLNEKLSMSVQTGKVHKENKNIRRKNELDEHRLQARMVKSRHRNLFRKLIREKQVKEKEKWLLKKKRRDIDAQIADY, encoded by the exons ATGCGTCGTTTGAAAAAG tatCAATCTGGAGAGGCAGCTCAATATATAACACGCCGTGCGGCTCTTCGAAAGCTACAGTTGTCATTGAACGATTTTCGTCGCTTATGTATAATAAAAGGTGTTTATCCACGTGAGCCTAAGCATCGTAGGCGGGCACAAAAGGGTTCTTCTGACATTAAAATACTATACCATGCTAAAGATATAAGGTTCTTACTTCATGAACCTATAGTTTGGACGCTAAGAGATTACAAG atatttgcaaaaaaaactgGAAGAGATCGTGCTATAaaagattttcgaaatttaaagcGACGACTAGCATTATATCCAGAATTGCGAATTGATCATATTGTGAAGGAGCGTTATCCAACGTTTATTGATGCAATTAAGGACCTCGATGATTGCTTGACCTTACTTTTTCTATTTAGTACATTTCCTTCATTACGTTTAATTCCGCGTGAGCAATCGTTTTTATGTAGAAGGTTAACCATAGAATTCTTGCATTATATTATCAGTTCGAAGTCAATTCGAAAAGTTTTCATATCGATTAAAGGGTTCTATTTCCAAGCAGATATCAAAGGGCAAAAAGTTACTTGGATTATGCCACATCATTATCCTTTCAAGCCACATTCGAAAGCGGAGGTTGATTTCAAAGTTATGtcaatttttgttgaattttatacgATAATGCTAGGGTTTGTTAACTATAGGCTTTACCATAGTGCGGGTTATACTTATCCACCTAAATTTCGGTCTGAAATAAACAATGATCTGGAAGACAATTTTAAAGATGAGTTATCATATGTATCGGACCGTATTGCTGCACTAAATTCCGATCTGATATCTACAGAAAATATACCTGAAGAAGAAATTGATGATATGGACTTAGATTTACTCGAGCAGGGTCAAAGTTCAAACCGTATAATGAAGCTAAAAAAGGAAGCAAGCGAACTTAAGAAACTGCGATCACTTTTTAAAGGTTTGAAGTTTTATGTCAACAGAGAAGTACCACGTGAGCCCTTGGTAATATTGATCCGATCATTTGGAGGAAAGGTTTCCTGGGATTCCACAGTGTTTGTTGGAGCTACGTACGATGAAAGCGATGAAACTATTACTCATCAAATTGTTGATAGAccaattctaagtgaaaaatatatatctcgTGATTATATTCAACCACAATGGGTCTTCGATTGCGTGAATAAGCGCACACTACttccaacaaataaatattttgtaggtGTCGTGTTACCACCGCATTTATCCCCATTCGTTGATGGTAATCGAGATTCTTATGTTCCCCCCGAGGAAGATGATATACAAAATGAAgctgattttaatgaaaataaac CGGTTGAAGTAAATGCTAATTCCTCAGAAAAAGAGAAGGATACTCCCACCATGGATGATGAGCAATTGCAAATAGCATATATGCAAGAAAAAGCTGATTTCGAGGAGTATGGTCACATCGAAAATGAGGAAGGAGAAAATGACGATGACGTTGAAAATGCTGAGAACGATAAGGAAAAACAACTAAATGAA aaattgtccaTGAGTGTTCAGACTGGTAAGGTACataaggaaaataaaaacatcCGTCGAAAAAATGAATTAGATGAACACCGATTACAAGCACGCATGGTGAAGTCTCGTCATCGCAATCTTTTCAGGAAATTAATACGTGAGAAACAAGTTAAAGAAAAGGAAAAGTGGCTGTTGAAAAAGAAACGTCGGGATATTGATGCACAAATAGctgattattaa